One segment of Yersinia kristensenii DNA contains the following:
- a CDS encoding acyltransferase, translated as MTNKIGWIDNLRAVACIMVVMIHATTYYVTRGAQVGEVNWDIANLLNSASRACVPLFFMISGYLFFGEKSAQKKHFTRIGLCLLFYSLIALIYISTLTPINGWAALNNILQKPVFYHLWFFYAIIVVYLVSPLINVKPVSGRYLAVVILLLAVVANPQTSQYTVGDFHLLPINLYIYGDTFYYLLYALLGRAIGMLDTRGRGISWGAALLFIMSVVFIAISTEKQTRINGSFADTFYMYCGPLVFVAAVSLLVWFKNCLNQPIAWLSWLAGHSLAIYGFHALIIHFIRTHHYDFTDYPVLDIFYVFALALALSTLLSMGLQRIDRRRLVS; from the coding sequence ATGACCAATAAGATTGGCTGGATTGATAACTTGCGCGCCGTCGCCTGCATTATGGTGGTCATGATCCATGCCACGACTTATTACGTCACCCGTGGTGCGCAGGTAGGAGAAGTGAATTGGGACATTGCCAACTTGCTGAATTCGGCCTCTCGAGCTTGCGTGCCTTTGTTCTTTATGATCTCCGGTTATCTATTTTTTGGTGAAAAAAGCGCGCAGAAAAAGCATTTTACCCGCATAGGGCTATGCTTGTTGTTCTACAGTTTGATTGCGCTGATTTATATTTCGACGCTGACCCCCATCAATGGTTGGGCGGCGCTGAACAATATCCTGCAAAAACCGGTGTTTTATCATTTATGGTTTTTCTACGCCATTATCGTGGTTTATCTGGTTTCACCGCTGATTAATGTTAAACCGGTATCAGGCCGCTATCTGGCGGTGGTCATTCTGTTGTTGGCGGTGGTGGCTAACCCACAGACCAGTCAATACACCGTTGGCGACTTCCATTTATTGCCGATAAATCTCTATATCTACGGCGATACTTTCTATTACTTATTGTATGCGCTGCTGGGGCGGGCCATTGGTATGCTCGATACTCGGGGGCGGGGTATCAGTTGGGGCGCGGCATTGTTGTTCATTATGAGTGTGGTATTCATTGCTATCTCAACGGAGAAACAGACGCGAATCAATGGCAGCTTTGCGGATACATTCTATATGTACTGCGGCCCGTTGGTTTTTGTTGCGGCGGTATCACTGCTGGTGTGGTTTAAAAATTGCCTGAATCAGCCTATTGCCTGGTTGAGTTGGCTGGCCGGGCATTCACTGGCGATTTACGGTTTCCATGCGCTTATTATTCATTTTATCCGCACCCATCATTATGATTTTACAGACTATCCGGTGCTGGATATTTTCTATGTCTTCGCGCTAGCACTGGCACTGAGCACCTTACTGTCCATGGGATTACAGCGCATTGACCGGCGGCGATTAGTCAGTTAA
- a CDS encoding MFS transporter gives MQTSFSPATRLGRRALLFPLCLVLFEFATYIANDMIQPGMLAVVADFNASVEWVPTSMTAYLAGGMFLQWLLGPLSDRRGRRPVMLVGVAFFVVTCLAILLVTSIEQFIAMRFLQGIGLCFIGAVGYATIQESFEEAVCIKITALMANVALIAPLLGPLAGAALIHVAPWQSMFVIFAVLGAISFAGLWRAMPETASRKGEKLSVGAMWHDYKQVLANRRFLCGSLALGFASLPLLAWIAQSPVILISGEKLSTVEYGVLQVPIFGALIIGNLTLARLSGKKSIPQLIRYGAGPMIIGLMIAAGSTLYSSHAYLWMTAGLSLYAFGIGLANAGLVRLTLFASDISKGTVSAAMGMISMMVFTLGIEFAKVAYLWGNSGIFNLFNLISGLLWLGLVMIFIRRQPDSLATE, from the coding sequence ATGCAAACTTCATTTTCACCCGCGACGCGCTTAGGTCGACGGGCGCTTTTATTTCCCCTGTGTTTGGTATTATTCGAATTTGCCACCTATATCGCCAACGATATGATTCAGCCCGGTATGCTGGCGGTGGTCGCCGATTTTAATGCCAGCGTTGAGTGGGTTCCGACTTCCATGACAGCTTATCTGGCTGGCGGGATGTTCTTGCAATGGCTGCTGGGGCCATTATCGGATCGCCGTGGGCGTCGCCCGGTGATGCTGGTTGGCGTCGCATTTTTTGTGGTGACGTGCCTTGCCATATTATTGGTCACGTCTATTGAACAGTTTATCGCCATGCGCTTCCTGCAAGGGATCGGCCTGTGCTTTATCGGTGCTGTCGGCTACGCCACTATTCAGGAATCATTTGAAGAAGCGGTCTGTATTAAAATCACCGCGCTGATGGCAAATGTGGCATTAATTGCCCCGCTACTCGGCCCCCTGGCTGGTGCCGCCTTGATACATGTCGCCCCGTGGCAATCCATGTTTGTGATATTTGCGGTGCTGGGTGCGATTTCATTTGCTGGATTATGGCGGGCAATGCCAGAAACCGCCTCGCGCAAAGGGGAAAAACTGTCGGTAGGGGCGATGTGGCACGATTATAAGCAAGTGCTCGCTAACCGCCGTTTCCTGTGCGGATCGCTGGCGTTGGGCTTTGCCAGCTTGCCTCTGCTGGCATGGATTGCGCAATCGCCGGTGATTCTGATCAGCGGTGAGAAATTATCGACGGTGGAATACGGCGTGTTGCAGGTGCCCATTTTCGGCGCACTGATTATCGGTAACCTAACACTGGCGAGACTGAGCGGCAAAAAAAGTATTCCGCAGCTTATCCGCTATGGCGCAGGCCCAATGATTATTGGCCTGATGATTGCCGCTGGCTCGACCCTCTATTCATCTCATGCTTATTTGTGGATGACGGCCGGGTTAAGTCTGTATGCCTTTGGTATTGGCCTGGCGAATGCTGGCTTGGTGCGCTTGACGCTGTTTGCCAGTGACATCAGTAAAGGCACAGTGTCGGCCGCCATGGGGATGATCAGTATGATGGTCTTCACCTTGGGGATTGAATTCGCCAAAGTGGCGTATCTGTGGGGCAACAGCGGAATCTTCAATCTGTTCAACTTAATCAGTGGGTTGCTGTGGCTAGGTTTGGTGATGATTTTTATCCGTCGCCAGCCAGATTCATTGGCTACAGAGTAA
- the selB gene encoding selenocysteine-specific translation elongation factor has translation MIIATAGHVDHGKTTLLQAITGVNADRLPEEKQRGMTIDLGYAYWPQPDDSIIGFIDVPGHEKFLANMLAGVGGIDHALLVVACDDGVMAQTREHLAILRLTGHPTLTVALTKADRASGERIEQVRQQVMAELSAQGWPAEQVTLFVTAATADRGISELREHLAQCHQQDENNSRLQRRFRLAIDRAFSVKGAGLVVTGTALAGKVAVGDTLWLTGSDCPVRVRGIHAQNQDTQQAQAGQRIALNITGDISKQQIDRGDWLLAQQPPESVDRVLVIVDADEPIQHWQPLHLHHAASHITGRFSLLNSSQQEGDKPQWILAEILLDTPLWLAENDRLILRDIAAKKTLGAARVIHLAVPKRGKRQPAFLAWLTALAQAKSDSEVLGLHLAQGPLSVGKFSWARQLSSHDMAALLTGTDCVIAGDIALSSPHAQQAQQTLLHVLCLYHQQHNDQLGLGRARLRRMALPTLDETLVFRLIDDLLTQGALKNTRGWLHLPEHGLGFTEQEQARWQQVAPYFSDDPWWVRDLATELVMDEGEMRSLLRKAAQLGYITAIVPDRYYLSQRIEQFADLIRELDASQGSASAADFRDKLGIGRKLAIQILEFFDRSGFTRRRGNDHFLRDRGLFSAVN, from the coding sequence ATGATTATTGCAACTGCGGGACATGTCGACCACGGTAAAACTACGCTTTTACAGGCGATTACTGGGGTCAATGCTGACCGCTTGCCGGAAGAAAAGCAGCGCGGAATGACCATTGACTTGGGCTATGCCTATTGGCCACAACCGGATGACAGTATCATTGGGTTTATTGATGTTCCCGGACATGAGAAATTTCTTGCCAATATGTTGGCTGGCGTGGGCGGCATTGATCACGCTTTGCTGGTGGTGGCGTGTGATGATGGCGTAATGGCGCAAACTCGCGAGCATCTGGCGATTTTACGGCTGACGGGCCACCCGACATTGACGGTCGCACTGACTAAAGCTGACCGAGCATCTGGCGAGCGGATTGAGCAAGTCCGCCAGCAAGTGATGGCTGAACTGTCAGCTCAAGGCTGGCCAGCAGAGCAAGTCACTCTGTTTGTCACGGCAGCGACAGCCGATCGCGGTATCAGCGAATTGCGCGAGCATCTGGCGCAATGTCATCAGCAAGATGAAAATAATAGCCGGCTACAGCGGCGTTTTAGGCTGGCGATTGACCGCGCATTCAGTGTGAAAGGTGCCGGTTTAGTGGTCACAGGGACGGCGTTAGCGGGTAAAGTCGCGGTGGGCGATACCCTATGGCTCACTGGCAGCGATTGTCCGGTGCGGGTTCGGGGCATCCACGCTCAAAACCAAGATACGCAGCAAGCACAAGCGGGGCAGCGCATTGCGCTGAATATCACTGGCGATATTAGCAAACAACAAATCGATCGCGGCGACTGGCTATTAGCGCAACAGCCACCAGAATCCGTTGATCGGGTTTTGGTTATTGTCGATGCCGATGAACCGATACAGCATTGGCAACCGCTGCATTTGCATCATGCTGCCAGCCATATTACCGGGCGCTTTTCACTGCTTAACAGTTCTCAGCAGGAGGGCGATAAACCCCAATGGATATTGGCTGAGATATTGCTGGATACCCCTCTGTGGCTGGCTGAGAATGATCGGCTGATCCTACGGGATATCGCCGCGAAAAAGACCTTGGGTGCTGCACGGGTCATCCACCTGGCGGTGCCAAAACGCGGTAAGCGGCAACCGGCATTTTTGGCGTGGTTAACCGCGTTAGCGCAGGCGAAGTCAGACAGTGAAGTGCTGGGGCTGCATTTGGCGCAAGGGCCGCTCTCTGTGGGTAAGTTCAGTTGGGCGCGCCAGCTGAGTAGCCATGATATGGCTGCATTATTAACCGGTACTGACTGCGTTATTGCCGGTGATATTGCATTGTCTAGCCCTCATGCCCAACAAGCGCAACAAACCTTATTGCATGTTTTATGCCTTTATCATCAGCAACATAATGATCAGTTAGGGTTAGGTCGGGCGCGTTTGCGGCGCATGGCATTGCCGACACTGGATGAAACTTTAGTGTTTCGTTTGATTGATGATTTGCTGACACAGGGCGCGCTAAAGAATACTCGCGGCTGGCTGCACCTGCCCGAACATGGATTAGGATTTACCGAGCAAGAACAAGCACGATGGCAACAGGTTGCCCCCTATTTCTCTGACGATCCCTGGTGGGTGCGTGATTTAGCCACAGAGTTAGTCATGGATGAAGGCGAGATGCGCAGCTTATTACGCAAAGCCGCGCAACTGGGCTACATCACGGCAATTGTCCCTGACCGCTACTATCTGAGCCAACGTATTGAGCAGTTTGCTGATTTAATTCGTGAGCTGGACGCCAGTCAAGGCAGTGCCAGTGCAGCGGATTTCCGCGACAAATTGGGCATTGGCCGCAAACTGGCGATTCAAATCCTTGAATTCTTTGACCGCAGTGGGTTTACCCGCCGCCGGGGTAATGACCATTTCCTGCGCGACAGGGGGCTGTTTTCTGCTGTGAATTGA
- the selA gene encoding L-seryl-tRNA(Sec) selenium transferase produces MSAESHHLYSQLPAIDSLLRSSEMAPLLDEYGAALLTETLRLMQAEAREYIGQFHTLADWCADWPAALRQRLNQRQPALKPVFNLSGTVLHTNLGRAPLAESAIAAVTDAMRGAVTLEYSLSNAVRGHRDRAVADLLCELTGAEDACIVNNNAAAVFLMLTVMVAGKQVVVSRGELVEIGGAFRIPDVMRQAGCELVEVGTTNRTHLKDYHQAINEHTGLLMKVHTSNYSIEGFTASVTEQQLAALGHEFAIPTATDLGSGSLVDMTRYGLPAEPMPQQLIAAGVDLVTFSGDKLLGGPQAGIILGKKQWIEQLQQHPLKRVLRADKMTLAALDATLRLYQQPDRLSELLPTLRLLTRSAQNIAESAQRVLAALNGSYGADFTLAAEPCWSQIGSGSLPVDRLPSWAVTFMPKEGSGSALEALTARWRGLAKPVIGRVADGRLWLDLRCLEDETALLRELAP; encoded by the coding sequence ATGAGCGCAGAATCCCATCATCTTTACAGCCAGTTACCCGCCATAGACAGCTTGTTGCGGTCGTCAGAAATGGCCCCTTTGCTTGACGAATATGGCGCAGCTCTGTTAACTGAAACCCTGCGTTTGATGCAGGCTGAGGCCCGTGAATATATTGGTCAATTCCATACATTGGCTGATTGGTGCGCAGACTGGCCAGCGGCTTTACGTCAGCGATTAAATCAACGTCAACCCGCATTGAAACCCGTTTTTAACCTCTCCGGCACGGTTTTACACACCAATTTAGGGCGAGCGCCTTTAGCGGAATCCGCTATTGCTGCGGTGACTGACGCCATGCGTGGCGCGGTTACCCTCGAATATTCTCTGAGTAATGCCGTTCGCGGTCATCGTGATCGCGCGGTGGCCGATTTGCTCTGCGAACTGACCGGGGCGGAAGATGCCTGCATCGTCAATAATAATGCTGCTGCGGTGTTTTTGATGCTGACAGTCATGGTGGCTGGGAAGCAAGTCGTGGTTTCTCGTGGCGAGTTGGTCGAAATTGGCGGTGCTTTTCGCATTCCGGATGTGATGCGTCAGGCCGGTTGTGAGCTGGTTGAAGTCGGCACCACCAACCGCACCCACCTGAAAGATTACCACCAGGCTATTAATGAACACACCGGCCTGCTGATGAAAGTGCACACCAGCAATTACAGCATTGAGGGTTTTACGGCCTCAGTGACGGAGCAACAATTGGCGGCTTTGGGGCATGAATTTGCTATCCCGACCGCGACAGATCTGGGCAGCGGTTCGCTGGTGGATATGACCCGCTACGGCTTACCGGCTGAACCGATGCCACAGCAATTGATCGCGGCGGGTGTCGATTTGGTAACTTTCTCGGGTGATAAACTGCTTGGAGGCCCACAGGCGGGGATCATTCTCGGTAAAAAACAGTGGATTGAGCAATTGCAGCAGCATCCGCTCAAGCGGGTATTGCGGGCCGATAAAATGACATTGGCGGCGCTGGACGCTACTTTACGTCTCTATCAGCAGCCCGACCGCTTGAGTGAGTTATTACCGACCCTGCGGCTACTGACGCGCTCGGCGCAGAATATTGCCGAGAGCGCACAGCGGGTGTTGGCTGCACTCAATGGCAGCTATGGTGCGGATTTTACACTGGCTGCTGAGCCATGTTGGTCGCAGATTGGCAGTGGTTCATTACCTGTAGACCGTTTACCCAGTTGGGCGGTAACATTTATGCCTAAAGAGGGCAGTGGAAGTGCGCTGGAAGCACTCACAGCACGCTGGCGTGGATTGGCTAAACCCGTCATTGGCCGCGTCGCTGATGGGCGTTTATGGTTGGATTTGCGCTGTTTGGAGGATGAAACGGCGTTGCTCAGGGAGCTGGCACCATGA
- the fdhE gene encoding formate dehydrogenase accessory protein FdhE — protein sequence MSIRIVPKDQLGKQSEKGTTAGNIPPLLFANLKSLYTRRTERLQQLALDNPLADYLDFAAKITQAQQKALHDHPLVLDMQAELAQSAASGKPPLDLSVFPRTDHWRKLLSALIAELRPDAPDPIAAVLDNLDKASVHELELDADALLNREFANVGSEKAPFIWAALSLYWTQMASQIPGKARAEYGEHRQFCPVCGSIPVSSVVHIGTHSGLRYLHCNLCESEWHVVRIKCSNCEQTRDLNYWSLDSELAAVKAESCGDCGTYLKILYQEKDPMVEAVADDLASLILDAKMEGEGFARSSINPFVFPGE from the coding sequence ATGAGTATTCGCATTGTCCCTAAAGATCAATTAGGAAAACAGAGCGAAAAAGGCACGACGGCGGGGAATATCCCGCCGTTACTTTTCGCGAATTTAAAAAGCCTGTATACCCGGCGTACCGAGCGTTTGCAGCAGCTAGCGCTGGATAATCCGCTGGCGGACTATCTGGATTTTGCGGCTAAAATTACACAGGCGCAGCAAAAAGCACTGCATGACCACCCGCTGGTGTTGGACATGCAAGCGGAGTTGGCGCAATCCGCGGCCAGTGGTAAACCGCCGCTGGATTTAAGCGTTTTTCCCCGTACTGACCACTGGCGCAAGCTATTGTCAGCGCTCATTGCCGAGCTACGCCCTGATGCGCCCGACCCTATTGCAGCGGTGCTGGATAATCTGGATAAGGCATCGGTACATGAGCTGGAGTTGGACGCCGATGCGCTGTTAAACCGCGAATTTGCCAATGTAGGTAGCGAAAAAGCGCCCTTTATCTGGGCGGCGCTATCCTTGTATTGGACGCAAATGGCCAGCCAAATCCCCGGTAAAGCGCGGGCTGAGTATGGTGAACATCGCCAATTTTGCCCGGTATGCGGCAGTATTCCTGTCTCCAGTGTGGTACACATTGGCACCCACAGCGGTTTGCGTTATTTACACTGCAATTTGTGTGAGAGCGAGTGGCATGTGGTGCGGATTAAATGCAGTAATTGCGAGCAAACTCGTGATTTGAACTACTGGTCGCTGGACAGCGAATTGGCTGCTGTGAAAGCAGAAAGTTGTGGCGATTGTGGCACTTACCTGAAAATCTTATATCAAGAAAAAGACCCGATGGTCGAAGCAGTTGCCGACGATTTAGCCTCGCTGATTCTCGATGCCAAGATGGAAGGTGAAGGTTTTGCCCGCAGCAGTATTAATCCGTTCGTGTTTCCAGGTGAATAA
- the fdoI gene encoding formate dehydrogenase cytochrome b556 subunit yields the protein MKKEKRIQRYSAPERINHWIVAFCFMLAAISGLGFFFPSFNWLMNIFGTPQLARILHPFAGVIMFAAFLIMFFRYWKHNLINKEDLEWAKNIHKIAMNEEVGDTGRYNFGQKCVFWAAIISLVLLLASGVVIWRPYFAPSFPIPLIRLALLVHSLAAVGLIIVIMVHIYAALWVKGTITAMVEGWVPAAWAKKHHPRWYREVNAKRQLQNKQEEKP from the coding sequence ATGAAAAAAGAAAAGCGGATCCAGCGCTACAGTGCGCCGGAGCGAATCAACCACTGGATAGTGGCCTTTTGTTTTATGTTGGCCGCCATCAGTGGTTTGGGGTTCTTCTTCCCGTCATTCAACTGGCTGATGAATATTTTTGGTACGCCGCAGTTGGCGCGCATCCTTCACCCCTTCGCGGGGGTGATTATGTTCGCCGCCTTCCTGATCATGTTTTTCCGTTACTGGAAACATAACTTGATCAACAAGGAAGACCTGGAGTGGGCTAAAAATATCCATAAAATCGCCATGAATGAGGAAGTGGGTGACACGGGGCGCTATAATTTTGGTCAGAAATGCGTATTCTGGGCTGCTATTATCAGCCTGGTGTTATTGCTGGCCAGTGGCGTGGTGATTTGGCGACCTTACTTTGCGCCCTCCTTCCCGATCCCACTGATTCGCCTGGCGCTGCTGGTGCATTCGCTGGCGGCGGTAGGATTGATTATTGTCATTATGGTGCATATCTATGCCGCCCTGTGGGTGAAAGGCACGATTACCGCGATGGTGGAAGGTTGGGTACCGGCAGCATGGGCTAAAAAGCACCATCCGCGTTGGTATCGTGAAGTTAACGCCAAAAGGCAACTTCAGAACAAACAGGAAGAGAAACCCTGA
- the fdxH gene encoding formate dehydrogenase subunit beta: MSLQTQDIIRRSGTNSLTPPPQARNHQEEVAKLIDVTTCIGCKACQVACSEWNDIRDEVGHNVGVYDNPADLTAKSWTVMRFSEVEDEESGKLEWLIRKDGCMHCADPGCLKACPSEGAIIQYANGIVDFQSEHCIGCGYCIAGCPFDVPRMNKDDNRVYKCTLCVDRVGVGQEPACVKTCPTGAIHFGTKEAMKEVAAGRVSELKTRGFDNAGLYDPAGVGGTHVMYVLHHADKPQLYHGLPENPTISPTVTFWKGIWKPLAAIGFAATFAASIFHYVGVGPNRVEEEEDEDDKSDSTPSDTASKAPEPTTAEHSDDGETRK, translated from the coding sequence ATGTCACTGCAAACTCAAGACATTATCCGGCGCTCCGGCACCAACTCCCTTACGCCGCCGCCACAGGCACGTAATCATCAGGAAGAGGTGGCCAAGCTTATCGACGTCACCACCTGTATCGGCTGTAAAGCTTGTCAGGTGGCGTGTTCGGAATGGAACGATATCCGTGATGAAGTGGGTCATAACGTCGGGGTGTATGACAACCCCGCTGATTTGACCGCCAAGTCATGGACGGTGATGCGCTTCTCTGAAGTTGAAGACGAAGAGAGCGGCAAGCTGGAGTGGCTGATCCGTAAGGATGGCTGCATGCATTGCGCGGATCCGGGCTGTTTGAAAGCCTGCCCGTCAGAAGGCGCTATCATTCAGTATGCGAATGGCATCGTCGATTTCCAATCAGAACACTGTATCGGCTGTGGCTACTGTATCGCCGGTTGCCCATTTGACGTGCCGCGCATGAATAAAGACGACAACCGGGTGTACAAATGTACTCTGTGCGTCGATCGTGTCGGTGTGGGTCAGGAACCGGCTTGTGTGAAAACCTGCCCGACCGGGGCGATTCACTTTGGTACTAAAGAGGCGATGAAAGAAGTGGCCGCAGGCCGGGTTAGTGAGTTGAAAACGCGTGGCTTTGATAACGCCGGGTTATATGACCCAGCGGGTGTTGGGGGCACTCACGTGATGTATGTTCTACATCATGCTGATAAACCTCAGCTTTATCATGGCTTGCCGGAGAACCCGACCATCAGCCCGACAGTCACTTTCTGGAAAGGTATCTGGAAACCACTGGCGGCGATCGGCTTTGCTGCGACCTTTGCCGCCAGTATCTTCCATTATGTGGGCGTCGGCCCGAACCGGGTTGAGGAAGAGGAGGACGAAGACGATAAATCGGATTCCACCCCTTCTGATACGGCATCCAAGGCTCCTGAGCCAACCACCGCTGAACACTCAGACGACGGGGAGACGCGGAAATGA